One Candidatus Bathyarchaeia archaeon DNA window includes the following coding sequences:
- a CDS encoding TIM barrel protein, translating into MVSYSGFENYGLTLRFGVEVEASRGRLVPGTSIRDIRAQALRLSPEEYVKRLENPFEPKFSAGVWFFAGGSSRFHLPYKRDLTVQERLDIAAEMAPYGLRAVEAHYPWEINEENIDLYRDLEKRVGIKVSVVGGIGGDFRQVDAQFGTTSSVIKEVRDKYVEATVKGLKLVKELEAVGVSWPGIDGYTYPLGTHFYDMWDRFESALAEALDQVPGVRVAIEPKPYEPAINNIYRNTADGLVMARDVEARLKSPVNRKLIEEGHAIVGLNPEVGHVRMGFEDVAYAYARVMREARLAHVHLNSQPLGNFDQDLNVGVVGLETVEALLFVLRMYGYDGYLGIDINPEKMPVQVALANCFNAVHLANGVIDNLDHEAVLEHYFNPEKKRGDLENLLTLARARGVDTSMFVPRNVIEKWEGKAKGF; encoded by the coding sequence TTGGTTTCTTACAGCGGATTTGAAAACTACGGTTTAACTTTAAGGTTCGGCGTCGAGGTTGAGGCGAGTAGAGGTAGGCTGGTCCCCGGCACATCCATCCGGGACATAAGGGCTCAAGCCCTGAGACTTAGCCCTGAAGAGTATGTTAAAAGGCTTGAGAATCCATTTGAGCCGAAGTTTTCAGCGGGCGTGTGGTTCTTCGCCGGGGGTTCGTCGAGGTTTCACCTCCCCTATAAGAGGGATCTAACCGTCCAGGAGAGGCTTGACATCGCCGCTGAGATGGCCCCTTACGGGCTGAGGGCCGTTGAGGCCCACTATCCATGGGAGATTAATGAGGAGAACATCGACCTGTACAGGGATCTGGAGAAAAGGGTGGGGATAAAGGTTTCAGTGGTCGGTGGCATAGGCGGAGACTTCAGGCAGGTGGACGCGCAGTTCGGCACTACATCCAGCGTGATAAAAGAGGTGAGGGATAAATATGTCGAGGCCACAGTCAAGGGCTTGAAGCTGGTTAAGGAGCTTGAGGCCGTAGGGGTTTCATGGCCTGGAATCGACGGGTACACGTATCCCCTTGGAACACACTTCTACGATATGTGGGATCGGTTTGAGTCCGCGTTGGCTGAAGCGCTTGACCAGGTTCCAGGTGTCAGGGTGGCGATCGAGCCGAAACCCTACGAACCAGCCATCAACAACATTTACCGGAACACGGCTGACGGGCTCGTTATGGCGAGGGATGTGGAGGCTCGACTGAAAAGCCCAGTAAACCGGAAACTCATCGAAGAAGGGCACGCCATTGTTGGTTTAAACCCTGAGGTAGGGCATGTGAGGATGGGATTTGAAGATGTGGCTTACGCGTACGCTAGAGTGATGCGTGAAGCTAGACTGGCCCACGTCCATTTGAACAGTCAGCCTCTGGGAAACTTTGACCAGGATTTGAACGTGGGAGTTGTGGGTTTGGAAACCGTTGAGGCCTTGCTGTTCGTTTTAAGGATGTACGGTTACGATGGGTATCTTGGAATAGATATAAACCCTGAGAAGATGCCCGTGCAAGTGGCCTTGGCCAACTGCTTCAACGCCGTACACCTGGCTAACGGGGTGATCGACAACCTTGACCATGAAGCCGTGTTAGAGCATTACTTTAACCCTGAGAAAAAGAGGGGGGACTTGGAGAACCTCTTAACGCTGGCTAGGGCGCGGGGCGTAGACACATCGATGTTCGTTCCTAGGAACGTTATCGAAAAATGGGAGGGGAAGGCGAAAGGGTTTTAG
- a CDS encoding sugar phosphate isomerase/epimerase family protein has translation MVKFGVISWVWFYPFDPKAVFQAEEAGFDGLEIPVEDPKILDKGKIVEALNSSKIECSSICGVLSPERDIKSDDKALREKAKQYIKSCVDFAVEFGCKVVGGPLYSAVGPTLTIPDKEKEWRIAVDELKDVAKYAEDRGICLALEPINRFENHLVNTVAEALKMMEEINNPFVRIHFDTFHANIEEKSIGEAIKACGDNLVHFHACENDRGTPGTGHIPWSEVAGALKAIKYDGYMVIETFQPGIKEIAVAASIWRPLAPSQDSLARDGLKFLKALMR, from the coding sequence ATGGTTAAGTTTGGTGTAATAAGCTGGGTATGGTTTTACCCGTTCGACCCGAAGGCTGTGTTCCAAGCTGAGGAAGCTGGTTTCGACGGGCTTGAGATCCCTGTCGAGGACCCGAAGATACTGGATAAGGGAAAAATTGTCGAGGCGTTAAATTCCTCGAAGATCGAGTGCTCCTCCATCTGCGGCGTTCTCAGCCCTGAGAGGGACATCAAAAGCGATGATAAAGCGCTCCGTGAAAAAGCCAAACAATACATTAAGAGTTGCGTTGACTTCGCCGTAGAATTCGGCTGTAAGGTTGTAGGCGGACCTCTTTATTCGGCTGTGGGTCCAACTCTCACCATACCGGATAAGGAAAAGGAGTGGAGGATCGCGGTGGACGAGCTAAAGGATGTAGCGAAATACGCTGAGGATAGAGGCATATGCCTAGCCCTGGAACCCATAAACAGGTTTGAGAACCACCTTGTTAACACGGTGGCGGAGGCTTTGAAAATGATGGAAGAAATAAACAACCCATTTGTAAGGATTCACTTCGACACCTTCCACGCCAACATAGAGGAGAAATCCATCGGAGAAGCCATTAAAGCCTGCGGAGACAACCTTGTTCACTTTCACGCTTGCGAAAACGACAGAGGCACACCTGGCACGGGACATATCCCTTGGAGCGAGGTCGCTGGAGCGTTGAAGGCCATCAAATATGATGGGTATATGGTTATCGAAACCTTTCAGCCTGGGATCAAGGAGATAGCTGTGGCCGCTTCAATATGGAGACCTCTAGCGCCCTCGCAGGATTCCCTGGCTAGAGACGGGTTAAAGTTTCTAAAGGCCTTGATGAGGTAG